The genomic DNA CCTTCAGCGGAGCAACCCTCGTTGCCTTGTACAACTCCTCCCAGCGGTTCGTTTTTCCGCATATCTCATCGGCAATGATCGAAGCGGCTAGCGCCCCGTAGATGAGGCCGTCAGTTTCGAAGCCGCTGGCAATATAGATATCTTTTGATGAAGCGGTCCGGCCGATATACGGCAGGTGGTCGGCTGGACGATAGTGTTGCGCCGACCAGCGATACTCTATAGCGTTCACATCGAAATAGGTGCGTGTGAATTCCTCCACCCTTCCGAGATAATCGACTTCCGGATCATGCTGTCCCGTCTTGTGTTTTTCGCCGATTACGACAAGGTAATGTTTGCCGTTGTGCATATATGATCGAATCGAGTGCCCGGGCTTGTCCATGCTCCAGAAAATCCCGTCCGGGTACCGCTCCGCCTTTAGCGTTGCTGCAAGGCCGTATTCCCGATAGGGACCAAGCTCCGTCTGGATGAGGTTGAAGCCCTTCGGCGTGTGTGTAGCAAGTATTATCTTGCCCGCCTTTACTCTTCCTGCCTTTGTTGCGACCGCAAGTTTCCGCTCATCTATGTCCACTGCCTTTGAATTCTCGAAGATTCGGCACCGCTGGGAAGTGATACCCCGTGCGAGTCCTCGAACGTACGCCAGGGGGTGGAACTGCGCCTGGTTATCAACCCGCAGCCCATGCAGTGCCGGAAGAGGAATTGGGGGTACTGTAACAGCACTAACCTCGAATTCCGCTTCCCTCAACGCTTCATACTCCTTCTGCATCTCAGGAATCTGCGATCGATCCAGAGCGACGAGGTACAGAGGACAGTGCCTGTATCCGCAATCGATCTGAAAGCGAGCGGTATTTGTCTCGATACGTTCCAGCGCATACCGACGTGAGTGCGCGACATCCTTTGCCCGCTCTGGTCCCCACTTTTCACGAATCGGGTAAAGGTAGCTGTCGAGGTTCGCGTAGATGTTTCCTGTGGAGTAGCCGGTGGTTCCGGAGCCGACTGTCAAGGCTTCAAGCACGACTACGGATTTACCTGATTCGGATAGCTCCATGGCGGCAGTAATGCCGGTTATGCCGCCTCCGACAATCACTACGTCAGCTTCAGTCTCACCCGACAGGGAGGGGAAAGAAATGAGGGGTGCTGTTGCCGCCCACAATGATGAAGTCATCATACTGTCCTCCTGCAAAGCCGGATTAACAATACTTTGTAGAAAGCATACAACCAGCCTCGGGACATGCAATCGACACTTGGACTGAGGAACTCTCCGTTGATTTTGCTTCGGATGTGTAAATTCCTGTTGCCATCGACATCATTGTTGTTTTAGTAATGGTGTCTAATTCTAAATCCGTCAGTGATGTCGGGGCAGGGGCTGGGAAACCGCATGATCACCAGGCACATGAAACTCCTCACCGTAGCGCTTTCAGCATTTTTTCTTGTACTGATAGCGACCTATCTCTCAATGGAACGCCTTTACATCAAAAACGTAAACATGGTGGCGAGGGAGCATCTTCAGGAGTCCCAGGACCTGTTCAATGCCCATGTGGCCTTCGATACTGAAAAGCTCACTGCCGTACTGAGCATGTTTCTGGGTAATGAGGAGTTCAAGCAGCTTTTTGCAGAAGGTGACCGTGAGAAGCTCTACAAGAAAGGCCTGCCTCTATACACCATGTTGCACGAGAGGCATGGAATAACGCACTTCTATTTTCATCTTCCCGACGGCACGAATTTCCTTCGGCTGCATGACAGGCAGCTTTACGGGGATGAAATACGCAGGGAAACGCTCAAAACAGCCGTGGTTACCGGCAAGATGGCGGTCGGCATCGAACTGGGGAAAACATCTTTCGCATTACGGATCGTTTCTCCCTATTACCATGGTTCCCGTCTTATCGGCTATGTGGAGATCGGTGAAGAGATCGACCACTTTCTCGATCTCCTTCAAAAGCGCAAGAAAGATGTTTTCGCGATACTTGCGGAGAAATCGGTGCTCAGCCGGGACGAGTGGATCGCTTCCCAGAAGAGACGGGGGCTGCCGGCCGATTGGGACGTGCTCTCGCATCATGCCTGGGTGACATTCCCCGACCAGAAGTTTCTCAAAGGAAGGTACGTAACGGAAGCAGCCATCAAACCTTTTGAATACGAGCTTTCGATCGCTCCAGGGGCGGGGGATCGTGCAGGTGATCTGATCTTCGGCGGGTTTCCCCTCTTCGATATTCAGGGAAAGCATGTGGGGGTGGTGGTGACCCTGATGGACGTTTCGTCCCAGATGCAGGGCCTGGCCCAACTGAGGCTGATGTCGATGATCATCATTTCGGTCCTGCTATTACTTGTCATGGCGCTGGCTGGGTACTGTGTTCGGCGAAGGGGTGTAGGACGGAGGTGGGAAAGGGCGTGAGGTTCCTGGCAGAGGATATCTATGACTATACAGGCACGTCTTGCCTACCGGAACCATAGCCTCCGAGCATGACCATTGCAAACCCCCCTCCCCGTGATAATGTATAGTTGCTGCATTCCCTCCACTACAGCCGTTAAGGAGCGCACCCATGCGAGCCATATGGTCCGGTTCCATCAACTTCGGCCTCGTGAACATACCGGTTAAGCTGTTCAGCGGGTCGGAGAGCAATACACTTGATCTTGACATGCTGCGAAAGAGTGACCTCTGTCCTGTAAGGTACATGAAGGTCTGCAAGTACGATGGTCAGGAGATTCCAAACGCGGAGATCGTCAAGGGATATGAGTATTCCGACGGCAGGTATGTGGTGCTTACGGACCAGGATTTCGAGAGCGCCAACGTTGAGAAGACCCACACCATCGACATCCTCGATTTTGTAGAGGAGCAGGAAATCGACAGCAGATTCTTCGAGAAGCCGTACTACCTGGAGCCGGTGAAGACGGGCATGAAGCCGTACGCCCTTCTACGCGAGGCGCTCAGACAGTCGAAAAAGGTCGGCATTGCCTCGTACGTACTGCGGAACCGGGGTAACATAGGCGTCATCAAGACCGTCGGGGAAGCCATAGTCCTCAACCAGATGCGTTATCAGGAGGAGGTGCGGGGGTACGAAGTGCTGAATCTTCCATCATCGGATAATGTGCGAAAGCAGGAGGTTGACCTTGCCCTCATGCTGATCGACCAGTACACCTCCAAGTTCGATCCCTCCAAGTATAAAGATACATACGTGGAGGATCTCAAGAAGGTTATCGAGGCCAAGGCCCAAGGAATGGAAACCAAACCCGCCGGTAAGGAACCCCGGCCAGCCAAGGTTGTGGACATGATGACCCTCCTCAAGGAGAGCCTGAAGAAGCAGAAGCCGCGGGCAGCCTGATAGCCGACGCCATATTCGCGCCCTTCCGCCGCCGGCTCCTCCTCAGGCTCCTCGACGTAGCGCTGCTACGCCTGCGGGCCATCGATCGTCGCCGACGACGGAATCATCGCGAATCTGGCGCCGCTGACCGGGATTCGATTCAGCGCAGCGCTGCTACGGCTACGTGGGGCTTTCTGCGGGTGCTGACTCGGGCTGATCCGTTCGACAACTGTCAATGCCCTGCTATGCGAGGAGCCGATGGGGCTTGAGGAATATCAGAAGAAAAGAGATTTCGAACGCACCCCCGAGCCCGCCGGCCTGGTAGACGTCTCGGACAACCCGCTCCGCTTCGTGGTGCAGAAGCATGCCGCGTCGCACCTCCACTACGACTTCCGTCTCGAACTCGACGGCGTTCTCAAAAGCTGGGCCATACCGAAGGGGCCTTCCCTCGATCCTTCAGTCAAGCGTCTTGCGATGATGGTGGAGGACCACCCGTACGACTACCGGACCTTCGAAGGGGTGATCCCGAAAGGCAACTATGGCGCCGGCAACGTGATGCTCTGGGACGAGGGCACTTATGCACCCTACGAGAGCCTGGGACGGAAGGAGGACGAAGGGGCACTGCGCGAGGGGCTTCGCCGCGGTGACCTGAAGTTCGAGCTGCACGGGCACAAGCTCAAGGGGAAATTCGCCCTTGTGAAAATAAGGAGCGGGGGAGAGAACTCGTGGCTCCTCATCAAGAAGGAGGACGCTTTTGCCTCCAGGGAGGATGTGACCCGCTTCGACCGCTCGGTTGTCAGCGGCCGGACAATCCAGGAGATAGGCCTGGAGGGTAAGGCCGCCCGGTCGGCGGAGGAAGCGGAAGAGGCCCGGGAGACGGGGGCCGTTGAAGATGTCCGGTGTATACTCAATGCTGCTCCTGCCGGCCCCATGCCCCGCGACATGAAGCCGATGCTCGCCACGCTCACCGACGAACCCTTTGACGGCAGCGAATGGCTTTTTGAGATCAAGCAGGACGGTTACCGGGCCATCGCCGAGGTCTGTGAAGGGAAGGTAATTCTCCACTCACGCAATAACCTTCCATTCAACCGTAAGTTTCCTTCCATAATCCGGGCTCTGGAAGTTATACCCGAGGATGCGGTGCTGGATGGCGAGGTAGTGGTTCTCGACGAGAAGGGGCGTTCCAGCTTTCAGCTCATCCAGAACTATAGCGAGACGGGAAAAGGGGAAGTTACCTACTTTGTCTTCGATCTCATTTACTATGCAGGGAAAGACCTGCGCGAGCTTCCCCTGGAGCGGCGAAAGGAGGTGCTCCGGGCAATACTTCCTGATCACCCTCTCATCAGGTACAACGACCATATCCTACAAACAGGCATTTCATTTTTCAACGCCGCCCGAGACAACAGCCTGGAAGGAATCGTCGGCAAGCGTATAGACAGCCCCTACATCTCGGGTAAACGAACCCGGCAGTGGCTCAAGATCAAGACGAAGCTGCGGCAGGAGGCGGTGATCTGCGGTTTCACTGCGCCCAGGGCGAGTCGCAAGCGCTTCGGCACCCTTGTCCTCGGAGTGTACGAGCATGGGGAGCTCGTTCCCATCGGCCACAGCGGCGGCGGATTCGACGAACGGGCGCTGGAGCATGTTTACGAAATGCTGAAGCCCCTGGTGCAGCACCAATCGCCTTTCCGTGAGCGGCCGAAGACGAACATGCCGGTGACCTGGGTGAAGCCGGTGCTTGTATGTGAAGTTTCCTTCTCCGAATGGACCGATGAGGGGGTCATGCGTCAGCCGGTTTTCATCGGGCTTCGGGAAGACAGAAGCCCGCGAAGCGTCGTGCGGGAGCGGGCGGTCCATGCGGTTCCGAAGAGTTTGCGTCCGGAGTCTCAACCCCCTGATCAGGGGGGGGAGAAGGAGTTTCCGGTGGCGGGAAAGCGCCTCAAGCTCACCAACCTCCATAAGGTCTTCTGGCCCGAGGAGGGGTTCACCAAGGGGGATGTGATCGACTACTACCGGAAGATTGCCCCCTGGATACTCCCCCATCTGCGGGACCGTCCCGAGTCACTCTACCGCACCCCGCACGGCATCGAGGGAAAGGGATTTTTCCAGAAGGAGATCGGCGAGATCGTTCCGGACTGGATAGCTACCCACAAGGTCGACTCTGAATCCCTGAAGAAGTCGATAACTTTTCTCCTCTGTCAGGATGAGGCGGCTCTGACTTACCTCACCAACCTCGGGTGCATCGAGATCAATCCGTGGCTTTCACGGGTTCCGAGTCTCGATTATCCCGACTATTTCGTCATCGATCTTGACCCGGAGGAGATAGGCTACGATAAGGTGGTCGAAGCGGCACTTGCCGTTCACGAAGTGCTGGAGCGGGCAGGCGCGCCTGGCTATCCGAAGACGTCGGGAGCTACAGGCATGCATATTTATATCCCTCTCGGCGCCCGTTACGATTACGATACTGCTACCACCTTCGCCCATATCATCGCGATGTTTGCCCACCAGCTTGTACCGGACATCACGAGCCTGGAGCGGAGCCCCAGCAAAAGGCAGAAAAAAGTGTACCTCGACTACCTCCAGAACCGGAGGGGGCAGACCCTGGCGGCCCCATACAGCATACGTCCGCGAAAAGGAGCGACAGTTTCAACGCCACTTCGCTGGGATGAGGTGCGGGCGGGGCTTGATCCCGGCGAGTTCACCATTTCGACAATCCATCGGAGGGTAGAGAGGGTGGGAGACCTTTTCGCCGGAGTGCTGGGTGAGGGGATCGACATAGAGAAGTGCATCCAGCGGCTGGAGGGATAGCTATTGATGAAAGGTATTTTGCCGCCATAACATTTATAAAGAAATATGAATGATATGCCGAAGGGAAAGCATGAACAGACTCTTCCTCCCGACCTATCCCTGAGAGGCTTACCCGTATGGCAGCCACCCATGTTGCGCGTTGCATGCTTTGCTTCCTCCTCATCACTCTCTTTCCGACTCTCCCCTTAGCGGCATCGCCTGCCGAAAGGATCGTCCGGGTAGGTGCCTTCTCCTACTATCCAGCCATTTTCCAGGATCGCGACGGTTCGGTGAAAGGGTTCTATGTGGATACCCTTGAAGCCGTGGCGAAACGGGAGCATTGGAAGCTCCAGTACATATTCGGGAGCTGGTCGGATGGGCTTGACCGCATCCGTTCCGGGGAAGTGGACCTTCTAACGAGCGTTGCCTATACGGAAGAACGTGCAACGTTTATGGACTATGGAAAGGTGCCGCTTCTGACGGTATGGGGGGAACTGTACGTGCCCCGGCAATCTCCCGTAGTGGATATCCGGGACGTGCGCGGAAAGACAGTTGCCGTAATGAGCGGCGACTTCAATGGGAAAAATTTCCAGAACCAGATGAAGAGCTTCGATATCCCGTGTACATACAGAGAGTACGCCAGCTTCGATGAGGTTTTACAGGCGGTCCGTGACGGGAAGGCTGACGCAGGTGTCGTCAACAACACCTTCGGGTCCGCCATGAGCCATAATTACCAGCTGAAGAGCTCGGGGTTCATCTTCAATCCCTTCGACATCCACTTTGCGGTGGCCAAAGGGAAGAACGGCGACATCATGGCTACGCTAGACCGATACTTGGGAGCGTGGCGGCGGGTGGAAAAATCCCCTTATCACCTGGCTCGGGCAAAGTGGGGACACGGAAGCGCAGGGATGATGCCGGTGCTGCCCAACTGGCTGCCGTATGCCGTCGGAGCAGCCGTTCTGTTGGCCGGGGCGGCCATCTTCTTTATCGCACTTCTGCGCTATGAGATACGCAGAAAGACCTCGTCCCTTCGCAGGAGCAAAGAAGAGCTGGAACTCTTCTTCAATCTCGTTCCTGATCTCGTGTGCATAGCATCCCCGCAGGGGCATTTCCAGGCGGTCAATACTGCCTGGGAGAAGACACTTGGGTACACCCGGGACGAGTTGCTTCAACATCCCTTGATCGATTTCGTTCACCCGGAGGATCGCGGAAAGACGCAGACGGAGATGCAGCGGCAATTAGGCGGGGAGGAGACGATGCAGTTAGTCAACCGCTACCGCGGAAAGGACGGCACATACCGGTGGCTGGAGTGGGCCGCTTCGCCGGCTCTCGGTGGAGTCCTATATGCTGTAGCGCGTGACATAACTGACAGGATGAAGATGGAAGAGCGACTCCGCCACTCCCAGAAAATGGAGGCGGTGGGGCTTCTCGCCGGAGGGGTTGCGCACGATCTCAACAACATTCTCCAGATTGTGCTGGGCAACGCGTATCTCGCCAAATCAAAGCTCGATCATGCAGGGGCTGAGACCCACCACGTCGACCAGATCGCAAGCGCAGTGGAAAGGGGGACTACGCTCACGCAGGGGCTCCTGGCCTTTAGCCGTAAGCAGAACCTTGTCGTCAACCTTACCGATCTAAACACGATAATCAGGCAGAGCATCAGCCTTGGAAGGCGTCTCGTCGAGGAGAGCGTAAAGCTGAATCATAGGCTGGCAGATGAGCCTCTTCCCGTGCGGGCCGATGAGAACCTGCTCCAGCAGGTTATCTTCAATCTCATCACCAATGCGAGGGATTCACTTCCAGGATCGGGAGAAATAACGATCCGGAGCTGGAAAGAGGAGGTCGGCAGCACATTTCCTGAGTCGGGTGTCGTATTCCCGTCCACTCGTCCTGCAGGGTGGTATGCCGGGATCGGTGTTGCCGACAACGGTACCGGAATCCCTCCCGAGAGTCTGCCTAACATTTTCGAACCGTTCTTCACCACGAAGGAGGTAGGGAAGGGGAGCGGCCTCGGTCTTGCCATGGTCCACGGAACCGTAATTCAGCATGGAGGTTTTATCCTCGTCCTTTCGGTCCCCGCAGGTGGAAGTGAGTTCAGGGTCTATCTGCCGTTGCAGGAAGAGAGTGAGGATTGTTTCACTGAGGTTGCCGTCGAAAAGGGAGTGCCCGGGGGGAGAGGTACGATACTCGTCGCCGAGGATGACGCGGATGTCCGTAAGGTTGTGGTTGCTGCTCTTTCGGATGCCGGTTATCGTGTAATCGATGCGGAGGATGGCAACAGGGCCGTGGAGATTTTCCGGCAGCGCGGAGGGGAGATCGATTGTGTCCTGGTCGATGCCATAATGCCGGGACTTAACGGCAAGGAGACACTGGATACGATCAGATGTATCAGGCCCGAGATACCCTACCTTTTTCTCAGCGGCTATAGCCACCAGATACTGTCCAGCCACGGTGTAGGCAACAGCTATACGGTGGTAGCAAAACCGGTGCGAATCCCGGACCTTCTTGTGAAAGTTTCAGAACTGCTGAAATAGATCAACTTTCAGCGCCTTCCTGCCGTGTACTCGGTCACGGCTTCCATGACAATGCCACGTACCGTCCAGACGAAGCTGTCGTTGAGGTGGAGCAGGGTGTAACCTCGCTCGCACCCGGGGACTCCCTTGAGCAGATTCTGAAGCTCGTCGGTAGGTCGTTTTGCCACCCGCACAAGCTGGTCGGTTTCATAGATATCACGGTATCGGCAATAATGAATCAGGGCCACGCACAGATCCCGCGCGTGGTTGACCCAGAACGGGTCGGTGCTTGATGGAATTATCTGTGCCGCCAGGTCTGAAGGATTCATTTTCGGCAACTGTGCCATTGGATGCCCCCTCGTTTTGCAACAATTGCGGAGTAAATTCTCGCCCTGGTTGCCGGAGATTCAGCCGATGCTGCTCAGTCTATCGACTAATGGATAATAAAACTTGAGGGTGATCTGAGGCATTGGAAAAGAACAGGTCAGCAAGCGCGAGAACCGTGCCGGAGCAATCGCTCCGGCGGCTAGGCATCACATTTCGTTGTTCAGCGGTATCTCCCGATCATTCAAACGAGTAAGAAGTGAGGGCGCTGCCCCCGAGGTGCTTTCCCATCCTGTGTGGAGCCTGTGGCCGGCAGTGCCGGAGGGAGCGGGAAGGAGTCTGCCTGCGATGCCTGCGCCCATCGCCGTCAGACTCGGGAAGAGCGCATTGAGGTAGAAGAGGGCCTTGGCCGGGAAGGTTATGATGAGACGTGGCTGGCCGAACCGGCATGCCTGGATGATCTGCCGGGCGGCATGCCGCGGTGTAGTTGAGAGTAGCGGGTTTGCCTGGGAGATGCTGAACCATGCGAATTCTTTCCGGTACTGTCCCTTGAAGTAGGCATTTACGTGGGCACCGGTCCTCATCAGCCCGGGTGCAACGGTCGTCACCTTTATGCCGTCCTTGGCCAATTCCCCTCTGAGGCCGTCAGAGAGTCCTGTGAGTGCGAACTTTCCCATTGTGTAAGCCAGAAGGTGCGGGACTGCAACGACGCCGCCTATGGAGGAGATGTTGACAATGCGGCCGAATTTCTGCCGCTGCATGTGGGGCACGACCCGAGACACCAGGCGGAGTGGCCCCCATGCATGAACGTCCATTGATTCACGATAGTCCTCCGGGTCCAAATTCTCGAACGGAGCTACCTGAACGATCCCCGCATCGTTGATGAGAACGTCGATCCGTCCGCGCCGCCGCACTATGTCGTCAACAGTGGCGCTTACTTCTTCCTCGTCACGA from Geobacter sp. DSM 9736 includes the following:
- a CDS encoding cache domain-containing protein; protein product: MITRHMKLLTVALSAFFLVLIATYLSMERLYIKNVNMVAREHLQESQDLFNAHVAFDTEKLTAVLSMFLGNEEFKQLFAEGDREKLYKKGLPLYTMLHERHGITHFYFHLPDGTNFLRLHDRQLYGDEIRRETLKTAVVTGKMAVGIELGKTSFALRIVSPYYHGSRLIGYVEIGEEIDHFLDLLQKRKKDVFAILAEKSVLSRDEWIASQKRRGLPADWDVLSHHAWVTFPDQKFLKGRYVTEAAIKPFEYELSIAPGAGDRAGDLIFGGFPLFDIQGKHVGVVVTLMDVSSQMQGLAQLRLMSMIIISVLLLLVMALAGYCVRRRGVGRRWERA
- a CDS encoding Ku protein; protein product: MRAIWSGSINFGLVNIPVKLFSGSESNTLDLDMLRKSDLCPVRYMKVCKYDGQEIPNAEIVKGYEYSDGRYVVLTDQDFESANVEKTHTIDILDFVEEQEIDSRFFEKPYYLEPVKTGMKPYALLREALRQSKKVGIASYVLRNRGNIGVIKTVGEAIVLNQMRYQEEVRGYEVLNLPSSDNVRKQEVDLALMLIDQYTSKFDPSKYKDTYVEDLKKVIEAKAQGMETKPAGKEPRPAKVVDMMTLLKESLKKQKPRAA
- a CDS encoding SDR family oxidoreductase, which encodes MKGRSTRGTLPWLMLGAGAVLFAKGMRQLRRIDFRNRSVIISGGSRGLGLELARQLAGEGARLSLLARDPKELERAKAELARSGADVLTYECDIRDEEEVSATVDDIVRRRGRIDVLINDAGIVQVAPFENLDPEDYRESMDVHAWGPLRLVSRVVPHMQRQKFGRIVNISSIGGVVAVPHLLAYTMGKFALTGLSDGLRGELAKDGIKVTTVAPGLMRTGAHVNAYFKGQYRKEFAWFSISQANPLLSTTPRHAARQIIQACRFGQPRLIITFPAKALFYLNALFPSLTAMGAGIAGRLLPAPSGTAGHRLHTGWESTSGAAPSLLTRLNDREIPLNNEM
- a CDS encoding type IV secretion system DNA-binding domain-containing protein; its protein translation is MAQLPKMNPSDLAAQIIPSSTDPFWVNHARDLCVALIHYCRYRDIYETDQLVRVAKRPTDELQNLLKGVPGCERGYTLLHLNDSFVWTVRGIVMEAVTEYTAGRR
- a CDS encoding transporter substrate-binding domain-containing protein, which codes for MAATHVARCMLCFLLITLFPTLPLAASPAERIVRVGAFSYYPAIFQDRDGSVKGFYVDTLEAVAKREHWKLQYIFGSWSDGLDRIRSGEVDLLTSVAYTEERATFMDYGKVPLLTVWGELYVPRQSPVVDIRDVRGKTVAVMSGDFNGKNFQNQMKSFDIPCTYREYASFDEVLQAVRDGKADAGVVNNTFGSAMSHNYQLKSSGFIFNPFDIHFAVAKGKNGDIMATLDRYLGAWRRVEKSPYHLARAKWGHGSAGMMPVLPNWLPYAVGAAVLLAGAAIFFIALLRYEIRRKTSSLRRSKEELELFFNLVPDLVCIASPQGHFQAVNTAWEKTLGYTRDELLQHPLIDFVHPEDRGKTQTEMQRQLGGEETMQLVNRYRGKDGTYRWLEWAASPALGGVLYAVARDITDRMKMEERLRHSQKMEAVGLLAGGVAHDLNNILQIVLGNAYLAKSKLDHAGAETHHVDQIASAVERGTTLTQGLLAFSRKQNLVVNLTDLNTIIRQSISLGRRLVEESVKLNHRLADEPLPVRADENLLQQVIFNLITNARDSLPGSGEITIRSWKEEVGSTFPESGVVFPSTRPAGWYAGIGVADNGTGIPPESLPNIFEPFFTTKEVGKGSGLGLAMVHGTVIQHGGFILVLSVPAGGSEFRVYLPLQEESEDCFTEVAVEKGVPGGRGTILVAEDDADVRKVVVAALSDAGYRVIDAEDGNRAVEIFRQRGGEIDCVLVDAIMPGLNGKETLDTIRCIRPEIPYLFLSGYSHQILSSHGVGNSYTVVAKPVRIPDLLVKVSELLK
- a CDS encoding FAD-dependent oxidoreductase, yielding MMTSSLWAATAPLISFPSLSGETEADVVIVGGGITGITAAMELSESGKSVVVLEALTVGSGTTGYSTGNIYANLDSYLYPIREKWGPERAKDVAHSRRYALERIETNTARFQIDCGYRHCPLYLVALDRSQIPEMQKEYEALREAEFEVSAVTVPPIPLPALHGLRVDNQAQFHPLAYVRGLARGITSQRCRIFENSKAVDIDERKLAVATKAGRVKAGKIILATHTPKGFNLIQTELGPYREYGLAATLKAERYPDGIFWSMDKPGHSIRSYMHNGKHYLVVIGEKHKTGQHDPEVDYLGRVEEFTRTYFDVNAIEYRWSAQHYRPADHLPYIGRTASSKDIYIASGFETDGLIYGALAASIIADEICGKTNRWEELYKATRVAPLKGRASLVEENANVAKQYVKDFLVKAQVVDLKDIAPGQGGIVRMEGKQVAVYRDKDGNTTALSPFCTHLGCIVHWNGIEKSWDCPCHGSRFRWDGEVIEGPAISELQKIA
- the ligD gene encoding DNA ligase D, producing the protein MGLEEYQKKRDFERTPEPAGLVDVSDNPLRFVVQKHAASHLHYDFRLELDGVLKSWAIPKGPSLDPSVKRLAMMVEDHPYDYRTFEGVIPKGNYGAGNVMLWDEGTYAPYESLGRKEDEGALREGLRRGDLKFELHGHKLKGKFALVKIRSGGENSWLLIKKEDAFASREDVTRFDRSVVSGRTIQEIGLEGKAARSAEEAEEARETGAVEDVRCILNAAPAGPMPRDMKPMLATLTDEPFDGSEWLFEIKQDGYRAIAEVCEGKVILHSRNNLPFNRKFPSIIRALEVIPEDAVLDGEVVVLDEKGRSSFQLIQNYSETGKGEVTYFVFDLIYYAGKDLRELPLERRKEVLRAILPDHPLIRYNDHILQTGISFFNAARDNSLEGIVGKRIDSPYISGKRTRQWLKIKTKLRQEAVICGFTAPRASRKRFGTLVLGVYEHGELVPIGHSGGGFDERALEHVYEMLKPLVQHQSPFRERPKTNMPVTWVKPVLVCEVSFSEWTDEGVMRQPVFIGLREDRSPRSVVRERAVHAVPKSLRPESQPPDQGGEKEFPVAGKRLKLTNLHKVFWPEEGFTKGDVIDYYRKIAPWILPHLRDRPESLYRTPHGIEGKGFFQKEIGEIVPDWIATHKVDSESLKKSITFLLCQDEAALTYLTNLGCIEINPWLSRVPSLDYPDYFVIDLDPEEIGYDKVVEAALAVHEVLERAGAPGYPKTSGATGMHIYIPLGARYDYDTATTFAHIIAMFAHQLVPDITSLERSPSKRQKKVYLDYLQNRRGQTLAAPYSIRPRKGATVSTPLRWDEVRAGLDPGEFTISTIHRRVERVGDLFAGVLGEGIDIEKCIQRLEG